The nucleotide sequence CAGTGATACCATATAAAATCCTGTTAAGTTCGACACAGCTGTCACCACGACAACAAGCATGACAGAGATCAACAAGGCTTTCGTCATTTCTTTTTCGTCCCGGAGATGCTTAAAAGCTCCCAAATGGTGGTATACGGTTCTAAAGAAAATTGATCCTGTAATAGAAAAAGCATATAAAACGGCTATCCACAGACTCTCCTCCGATGGATACCCAAGTACACTCATCCCAACTATCACAAAAGCTATTATTAAAGAAAAGTAAAGCCCTGCTGAAACGAAGTCTTTCTTATTAAATTTCATTTTTCCACCTTTTTCAAATGAGGTATTCCGATACACATTACCCTCCCCAGTAAGTGATCGAATCAGGGCAGGTTGTGTGGTCCAAAACTCTTTTCAAGTCAAAGACTCCACCTTTTCCATCTTTCAGTAGGTTTTCAATTACTTTCCATGTGAGGATTTTATACGGTTCATGAGGAACTGCGAGTAAGACAACATCACTCCGCTCAAGATCCGCAAAAGAATCCAGTGACATGTTATAATGATCCTCAACATCTTTTTGGTTAGCTAGTGGGTCCGATACCTGAACTTGAATCCCATTCTCTTTCAATACTTCCACGATAGAGAAGACTTTGGAGTTACGAATATCTGAGACTCCCTCTTTAAAAGTTACTCCTAGTACAGTCACTCTTGCCTCTTTCAACGGAATTCCTCTGTCGAGTAGATAAGATCTGATAGAATTTGCGATAAAAATAGGCATCCGTTCGTTCGTGTTCCTTGCCTCTTTCATCAATGATGGGGTGAAATTCAATTCTTCTGCCTTATAAATTAAATAATACGGGTCAACACTTATGCAGTGTCCGCCTACTAATCCAGGCTTGAATGGAGAGAAATTCCACTTTGTTTTTGCTGCTTCAAACACTTCTGATGAATCTATTCCCATTCCTGTGAATAGCATAGAAAGTTCATTAACAAAAGCGATATTGATATCTCTCTGAGTGTTTTCCACAATCTTACTAGCTTCGGCCACTTTTATTGAACCTACTTTGTGAACTCTTTCGATTACTTTTTGATAGACAGAAGCAATTTTCTCAAGGATTTCAGGTTTCTCAGCGGCAACGACTTTCACAACATTCTTCAGAGTGTGTTCATGATCACCTGGATTGACTCTTTCTGGTGAATAGCCGACAAAAAAATCCCGACCTTCTTTCAACCCTGACTTTTCTTCTAGAATAGGGATGCAAATTTCTTCTGTCGCACCTGGATAAACTGTTGATTCATAGATAACGATACACCCATTTGACAGATGATTACCAATGACAGCAGAGGCGGAACGCAACGGATTGAGATCAGGCTTATTGTCAGAATTTACAGGGGTGGGAACCGTAACGAAAATAAATTCACACGAAGAGAGAGAGGAGGGGTCTTCAGTAAATGACATGAAAGAAGTGGCTAGTTTCTCAGAACTAATATCTTTATTTACATCTATTCCTTTCCGTAAATCCTTCACCCGTCTTAAGTTCGTATCATAACCTACTACTTCGTATTGTTCGCTCAATGCCACAGCTAAAGGAAGTCCTACATAACCAAGACCAACGACCCCCATCCTTTGACGAGGAAGACTTTGAAAGTAATCCATATACCATTTCACGAAAGCAGCTACACCTTTCTCGACCGGTGTTTGAGGAGTAAATCCGATTGATTTAATTAATGAACCTGTCTCCGCATAAGTTTTGGGTACATCTCCTGGCTGTAGAGGTAAATACTCTTTCATAGCTTTTTTACCAAGCAGCTTCTCTAGAGCTCCTATGAAATTTTCCAATGAAACAGGACCGTTATTCCCGATATTATGAAGCACGAATGGTGCGTTTTTTTCTCCTGAAGGAGGTCGATCCATTAATCGTCTAATGGATTCTACTACATCGTCAACATAGGTAAAATCTCGTTCCATACGTCCGTAATTAAATACTTGGATCGGCTCATCTTTTAAAATTGATTGAGTGAATTTGAATAAAGCCATATCCGGTCTCCCCCACGGTCCATAAACTGTAAAAAACCTCAAGCCCGTCGTTGGTAATCCATAAAGATGGCTATATGTGAATGCCATCAGTTCATTCGACCGTTTTGTGGCAGCATATAAACTGATAGGCTGGTCTACCCGATCATCAACAGAAAAACTATTCTGCTCATTCAACCCGTAAACAGAACTAGAGGAAGCGTATAGAAAATGTTTAATTTTGTGGCGGCGCGAGGCCTCCAATATATTCATAAACCCGACAATATTGGACTCAATATACACATGAGGATGGTCGATGCTGTAGCGAACTCCAGCTTGTGCAGCTAAATGGATGACGATATCTACTCCGCGTTCGATAAATATATCTTCAACCAACGAACGGTTCTCAATCGAACCATAAACAAAATCGAAATGATCACACTTCGTAAGCTGACTTAACCTCGCCCTCTTTAGGTTTTGATCATAATAGTCATTGATATTATCGATTCCTATAACCTTAAATCCATCTGAAAGTAAACGTTGAGCCACATGAAATCCAATGAAACCTGCACATCCTGTTATTAGAACCTTCATTTGTTTCTCCCTTACATTTTGAATTAACTCCTGTATTGCTTGTATATGCAGAAGTGTACAAGAAGTTAAGGGCTATTAGAAAAATAGGTGAAACCCAAATATTAAGAAGTTCAAAAAGAAAAATTATTCGCCCACAAATAAAAAAACCCCTGACACCATTGGTATCAGGGGTTTTAATTTTAGTACATGCTCATATATTGTTCGCGTTCCCAAGGGTGAACTTGTGTACGGAACATATCCCACTCGATTTCTTTTGCTTCTACGAAGTGCTCAGTAGCATGTGCTCCAAGAGCTTTTGTAAGTACTTCGTTTTTAGCGAATAAAGTTAGAGCTTCTTTAAGTGTTGCAGGAAGATCTTTGATGCCTTCAGCTTCACGCTCTTCTTTATCCATTACATAAATGTTTCTGTCGATTGGTTTTGGTGCATTTAATTTATTCTTAATTCCGTCAAGACCAGCAGCTAGAAGTACAGCCATCGCAAGGTACGGGTTAGCAGTTGGATCAACGCTTCTTACCTCGATACGAGTGCTGATTCCGCGAGAAGCCGGGATACGAATAAGCGGGCTTCTGTTTTGCATAGACCAAGCAACATAACAAGGTGCTTCGTAACCTGGAACTAGACGCTTATAAGAATTTACAGTAGGGTTTGTAATCGCTGTAAAATCTTGAGCGTGCTTTAAGATTCCTGCAAGGAAATGCATAGCTGTTTCACTTAAACCAGTTTCTGATTTCTCATCGTAGAATACGTTTTCTCCATCTTTGAATAGAGACATGTTGGCATGCATTCCAGATCCGTTTACACCAAACAAAGGTTTTGCCATGAAAGTAGCGTGAAGACCATGTTTGCGCGCAATCGTTTTAACAGCGAGTTTAAACGTTTGAATGTTATCACATGTACTTACTGCATCAGCATATTTAAAGTCAATCTCGTGCTGACCAGGAGCTACTTCATGGTGAGAAGCTTCGATTTCAAAGCCCATGTCTTCAAGTTCTAATACGATATCTCTACGGCAGTTTTCACCTAGATCTGTTGGAGCAAGGTCAAAATATCCGCCTTTATCATTAAGTTCTAGAGTAGGTTCACCCTTCTCATCGTTTTTAAATAAGAAGAATTCTGGCTCAGGTCCGATGTTGAAGTCCGAGAATCCTAGCTCTTCCATCTCTTTTAATACTCGTTTTAAAATACCGCGCGGATCTCCATCGAATGGATTTCCATCAGGCATGTAGATATCACAGATCAAACGTGCTACTTTGCCTTTTTCTGATGTCCAAGGGAAAATCATAAATGTGTCTAAATCAGGAAAAAGATTCATATCAGATTCTTCAATACGTACAAATCCTTCGATTGAAGAACCATCAAACATCATTTTATTTTCTAAAGCTTTTTCAAGCTGTCCGATTGGAATTTCAACGTTTTTGATTACACCCAATAAATCAGTAAATTGCAAACGAATAAATCTTACGTTTTCTTCTTTTACCATTCTTAAGATATCTTCTTTAGTATACTTAGACAAATCTTTCTCCTCCTTTTGAATATAAAACGCCTTTTATGGCGATTGTTCACTCATTAAGTATTATTTAGAACTTATCAATGAAAAAACCTGGAAAGTTCTCCTTGAATTAAAGACGTCTTTCCGTGCCGCCCAGCATGAATTAATTCCCTTTTTAACCTGCGATGAAGCGCAGATTCGGAAATTTGTTGAGCAGCTTGCACATTTGGCTGGTTCTTGATAAATTCTGCTGCTTGTTCATTGAGCTCAAACACTCTTTTAATTCCGGCTAAGTTAACACCTTGTTCAAGGAGTGCTTTAATCTCAAGAAGTTTATCAACATCGTTAAATGAAAACAAACGACGGTTCCCTTCAGTTCGTGCAGGATGAATCAAATCGTTTTCTTCATAATAACGAATCTGTCTTGCGGATAATTCAGTCAGCTGCATTACAATACTGATTGGGAACAAAGGTAAGTTCCGACGATTCATATCGTTCATTTTGCCTACCTCCTTTCAACTTCTTTTTATATCTTATGTCACAAAAGCTCACATGTCAATCTTAATGTTAGAAAAAATGACATCAAATAAAAAAAGAGGCAATCTGCCTCTTTTTCTATAATGGTTTATTAATGAGTCCATGAGTTAAAAGTTCATCTACTGCTGAAACAACAGCAATTTTGACATGTTCATACGTTAATCCGCCTTGTACGAACGCAATATACGGCGGACGAATCGGACCATCAGCAGTTAGCTCGATACTTGCTCCTTGAATAAATGTTCCTGCTGCCATAATAACATCGTCTTCGTAGCCAGGCATATAATCCGGATATGGAACAGCATATGAATTGATCGGAGAAGCTTTTTGTATGGACTGACAAAATTTAATCATCCGCTCTTTGTCTTCGAAGATTACGGACTGAATAAGATCTGTTCTTTTTGCATTCCATGATGGACGCGTTTGCATACCTAGTTCTTCTAAGAACGCAGCTGTAAACACGGCACCTTTTAACGCTTGAGCTGTGACGTGAGGAGCTAAAAAGAATCCTTGATACATCTCTTGAAGACTGTAAAGAGACGCACCAGCTTCTCTTCCAATTCCTGGTGAAGTTAGACGATAAGAGATTTTATTGATCAGACTTTCATTTCCAGCGATGTAACCTCCAGTCTTTGCTAGGCCGCCTCCTGGATTCTTAATCAATGAACCTGCGATGATATCGGCTCCCGCTTCAATAGGTTCTCTTTGTTCGACGAATTCTCCATAACAGTTGTCAACAAAAACGATTACATCTTTTTTGATTTCTTTGACAAAGGTAATCATCTCTTCAATTTCATCAACAGTAAAAGAAGGACGATCCGCATATCCTTTTGATCGCTGAATTCCGATTACTTTTGTTTTGTCCGATATAGCTCTTTGTACATTTTCAAAATCAATATTTCCGTCAGGAGTTAAATCAACATGCTGATAAGAAATATCATATTCTTTTAAAGAGCCTTCTCCAGTACCCCTGATACCAACAATTTCTTCAAGGGTGTCATAAGGTTTTCCGGTCATATAAAGTAATTCGTCACCAGGTCGAAGCATCCCAAACAAACTTAATGTGATAGCATGAGTTCCTGAAATAATTTGAGGTCTTACGATTGCTGCTTCTGCTTTAAAAACATCTGCATAAACCTTTTCGAGTGTGTCACGCCCATTGTCATCATAGCCATAGCCTGTTGAAGGATGAAAGTGATGGTCTCCAACTTGATTGTTTTGAAAGGCCATTAAAACCTTTAGCTGATTAAACTCACTCATTTTATCAATGGATGCATGTACGTCTTTAATTCGTTCAGAAACCGTTAGTGTTGTTTGTTCTAAAATCTTTTCATTTTGAAACTGCGAATACATGTTATTCTCCTTTGGTGCTGATGGATGGAATGGAAGAATTTGATAGCGCGTATCCCTTACATTCATAAACCAGTTCTTCTTTATTAAATTCTTGCTCTATAAGAATCGTTTCTCCACGCAGTTGTGAAAGAAGCTTACCATCGTGAGCAGGTACTTTGATCTGATAAAAAGTCATCTGCTTCACTACTTCTTTTTCAATGGTTTCTTGTAATTGTGATATGTCTTCACCAGATAAAGCCGAAATGGAGATCGAAGGGTTTTCTGGTATAAAGTCATCTGCAAACTGATCTTTCTTATTATAGACCGTTAACATAGGTATATGGCTTGCATTTAGTTCATTTAATATGCGTTTTACCGTTTTTTCATGCTGTGCTCGATCCTCGCTTGATCCATCGATCACATGAATGAGTAGATTTGCTTCAGCCGCC is from Fictibacillus sp. b24 and encodes:
- a CDS encoding nucleotide sugar dehydrogenase, with the protein product MKVLITGCAGFIGFHVAQRLLSDGFKVIGIDNINDYYDQNLKRARLSQLTKCDHFDFVYGSIENRSLVEDIFIERGVDIVIHLAAQAGVRYSIDHPHVYIESNIVGFMNILEASRRHKIKHFLYASSSSVYGLNEQNSFSVDDRVDQPISLYAATKRSNELMAFTYSHLYGLPTTGLRFFTVYGPWGRPDMALFKFTQSILKDEPIQVFNYGRMERDFTYVDDVVESIRRLMDRPPSGEKNAPFVLHNIGNNGPVSLENFIGALEKLLGKKAMKEYLPLQPGDVPKTYAETGSLIKSIGFTPQTPVEKGVAAFVKWYMDYFQSLPRQRMGVVGLGYVGLPLAVALSEQYEVVGYDTNLRRVKDLRKGIDVNKDISSEKLATSFMSFTEDPSSLSSCEFIFVTVPTPVNSDNKPDLNPLRSASAVIGNHLSNGCIVIYESTVYPGATEEICIPILEEKSGLKEGRDFFVGYSPERVNPGDHEHTLKNVVKVVAAEKPEILEKIASVYQKVIERVHKVGSIKVAEASKIVENTQRDINIAFVNELSMLFTGMGIDSSEVFEAAKTKWNFSPFKPGLVGGHCISVDPYYLIYKAEELNFTPSLMKEARNTNERMPIFIANSIRSYLLDRGIPLKEARVTVLGVTFKEGVSDIRNSKVFSIVEVLKENGIQVQVSDPLANQKDVEDHYNMSLDSFADLERSDVVLLAVPHEPYKILTWKVIENLLKDGKGGVFDLKRVLDHTTCPDSITYWGG
- the glnA gene encoding type I glutamate--ammonia ligase, with product MSKYTKEDILRMVKEENVRFIRLQFTDLLGVIKNVEIPIGQLEKALENKMMFDGSSIEGFVRIEESDMNLFPDLDTFMIFPWTSEKGKVARLICDIYMPDGNPFDGDPRGILKRVLKEMEELGFSDFNIGPEPEFFLFKNDEKGEPTLELNDKGGYFDLAPTDLGENCRRDIVLELEDMGFEIEASHHEVAPGQHEIDFKYADAVSTCDNIQTFKLAVKTIARKHGLHATFMAKPLFGVNGSGMHANMSLFKDGENVFYDEKSETGLSETAMHFLAGILKHAQDFTAITNPTVNSYKRLVPGYEAPCYVAWSMQNRSPLIRIPASRGISTRIEVRSVDPTANPYLAMAVLLAAGLDGIKNKLNAPKPIDRNIYVMDKEEREAEGIKDLPATLKEALTLFAKNEVLTKALGAHATEHFVEAKEIEWDMFRTQVHPWEREQYMSMY
- a CDS encoding MerR family transcriptional regulator codes for the protein MNDMNRRNLPLFPISIVMQLTELSARQIRYYEENDLIHPARTEGNRRLFSFNDVDKLLEIKALLEQGVNLAGIKRVFELNEQAAEFIKNQPNVQAAQQISESALHRRLKRELIHAGRHGKTSLIQGELSRFFH
- a CDS encoding aminotransferase class I/II-fold pyridoxal phosphate-dependent enzyme is translated as MYSQFQNEKILEQTTLTVSERIKDVHASIDKMSEFNQLKVLMAFQNNQVGDHHFHPSTGYGYDDNGRDTLEKVYADVFKAEAAIVRPQIISGTHAITLSLFGMLRPGDELLYMTGKPYDTLEEIVGIRGTGEGSLKEYDISYQHVDLTPDGNIDFENVQRAISDKTKVIGIQRSKGYADRPSFTVDEIEEMITFVKEIKKDVIVFVDNCYGEFVEQREPIEAGADIIAGSLIKNPGGGLAKTGGYIAGNESLINKISYRLTSPGIGREAGASLYSLQEMYQGFFLAPHVTAQALKGAVFTAAFLEELGMQTRPSWNAKRTDLIQSVIFEDKERMIKFCQSIQKASPINSYAVPYPDYMPGYEDDVIMAAGTFIQGASIELTADGPIRPPYIAFVQGGLTYEHVKIAVVSAVDELLTHGLINKPL